The Aedes aegypti strain LVP_AGWG chromosome 3, AaegL5.0 Primary Assembly, whole genome shotgun sequence genome contains a region encoding:
- the LOC5568020 gene encoding zinc finger protein 37 homolog — protein MACPHTEYALDMDVENMCRICLSQTDASERLFHIFSSAIVDGFLVAIPDVLQFCVNLTVSKSDGKPCKICQKCKSQLLEFYLFKQKCQRTDKVLQEALGSPIKQNDSDLLLASLRSPSVSDDNIMVEILESSTNCEDTALDEPNTIGMPEQTENQCHLCDQIFQTEKDLQDHAVVHCSMISDQDQESFIDDGHYPEYDETEVDDKSTVAGTHNGDETSVETEHSAIVNEEDAYYIADDLKMQRHMSVEKLLNDQSKDTSVDPSHEEQDDESIATIVAENDEPVEVKSIQSQNDITSCTEKSLEVHLRCNICGKTVKGRSRYFKHLRTHDVSTNVTEFLNYHICSICLQVFLHESEYTDHLKSADHYHQTDSLPLNGEEASYICGVCSAKYSRIDYVKQHLLSHLRSFPCPFAGCGCEYTSSARLGLHISSKHIEYETYQCQHCGEKSFVSKAELQQHLRVECNGKKYHCDHCDKKFLSSRSLAHHLKCLEKKHRCGECGKTFAQHGELKLHERMHNGERPFKCTICGKTYKTASLRTAHMDSHIDGKTFQCQICGKQLQTRTCYRNHIKRHSEERKHECDVCSKMFYTKYNVKIHKQKVHKLTQGVNQEKLDKL, from the exons ATGGCATGTCCTCATACGGAATACGCACTGGACATGGACGTAGAAAATATGTGCCGTATTTGCCTGTCGCAAACTGATGCCAGTGAGCGATTGTTTCACATCTTTTCCTCTGCGATTGTGGATGGATTCCTGGTCGCTATCCCAGATGTATTGCAGTTTTGTGTGAATCTAACG GTGTCCAAGTCCGATGGGAAGCCTTGCAAGATTTGCCAGAAATGCAAAAGCCAGTTACTGGAATTTTAcctattcaaacaaaaatgtcaACGCACCGACAAAGTACTTCAAGAAGCTCTTGGATCACCGATTAAACAAAATGATTCTGATTTACTATTAGCTAGCCTAAGATCACCTAGTGTTTCCGATGATAACATTATGGTCGAAATACTCGAGAGCAGTACAAATTGCGAAGATACCGCCCTTGATGAACCCAATACCATTGGGATGCCAGAACAAACTGAAAATCAGTGTCATCTATGTGACCAAATTTTTCAAACCGAAAAGGATCTTCAGGATCACGCTGTGGTTCATTGTTCAATGATATCTGATCAGGATCAGGAAAGTTTTATCGATGATGGACATTATCCCGAATATGATGAGACTGAGGTAGATGACAAAAGTACCGTGGCTGGAACACATAATGGAGATGAAACATCGGTTGAAACGGAACATTCTGCTATAGTTAATGAAGAAGATGCCTATTACATAGCAGATGATTTAAAGATGCAGAGACACATGTCGGTCGAAAAACTATTGAACGATCAAAGTAAGGATACATCAGTTGATCCAAGCCATGAAGAACAGGATGATGAAAGTATTGCTACAATAGTAGCAGAGAATGATGAACCAGTTGAAGTCAAATCAATTCAGAGTCAAAATGACATTACCTCTTGTACAGAAAAATCACTGGAAGTTCATTTACGATGTAATATTTGCGGGAAAACAGTCAAAGGGCGTTCACGTTACTTCAAACACCTACGAACTCACGATGTTAGTACAAATGTAACGGAATTCTTAAACTATCACATTTGTAGTATTTGCTTGCAAGTTTTTCTTCATGAATCTGAGTACACAGATCACTTGAAATCGGCAGATCATTATCACCAAACCGACAGCCTTCCACTAAACGGCGAAGAAGCATCTTACATTTGTGGAGTATGCTCGGCAAAATACTCAAGAATTGATTACGTCAAGCAGCACCTCCTGTCGCATCTTCGATCGTTTCCATGTCCTTTCGCCGGATGTGGATGTGAGTACACGTCTTCGGCTCGGCTCGGACTGCACATATCCAGCAAGCACATTGAATATGAAACGTACCAATGTCAGCACTGTGGAGAGAAATCCTTCGTGTCGAAGGCCGAATTGCAGCAGCACTTGAGAGTGGAGTGCAATgggaaaaagtatcactgtgaTCACTGTG ATAAGAAATTTTTGTCATCGCGATCCCTCGCACATCATTTGAAATGTCTGGAGAAGAAACATCGGTGCGGCGAATGTGGCAAAACGTTCGCCCAACATGGAGAGCTCAAATTGCACGAACGGATGCACAACGGCGAGCGGCCTTTCAAATGTACGATTTGTGGCAAGACCTATAAAACTGCTTCGCTTCGGACGGCACATATGGATTCCCATATTGACGGGAAAACGTTTCAG TGCCAAATATGTGGAAAACAATTGCAAACTCGTACCTGTTATCGGAATCACATCAAACGGCACTCAGAGGAAAGAAAGCATGAGTGTGATGTGTGTTCGAAAATGTTTTATACGAAGTACAACGTGAAAATTCACAAGCAGAAGGTCCATAAATTGACACAGGGTGTCAATCAGGAGAAGCTGGATAAGCTATAG